A window of Tautonia plasticadhaerens contains these coding sequences:
- a CDS encoding S8/S53 family peptidase: MSQPNRSRARAQQARQRHRLHIEPIEKLEQKQLLAPYLPTTARVATFDPLDDQPDNENFGFISVDEGAALATSAAPFVSVAQLTPNSSFGGNIVRIEAGPGGDFGKAVYAITRGINTADQTGGRPGVIFRVDPATGESDVFFDLNTVLEQVAPGTSQGNSAGSQTGLVNWYDITFDAEGVFDGVPSMFVSSVDRSNPLKNAVYRIAPDGTFLGLFVAMTEGADQDDLVRRPSALLVPPAQQQDFLKGLFVGTGSNAPDFGVALFFDANQVQGAQQIAAGPLPQGVSTTNLTLGPQVGLTSANTDYISRVYAAFTDFGQPGIDGFDNAVPGLSGLQGIGGELLIQNNSGVGFAGTNVASQGFVIGPQPEELVELAGSQADATNPSGIDRLSAVDTPFRRFQDVAFDQYGYFSYGTTVTEVAGAQPTIVPPIYAGSLFVSDLASGLAVPVDIPDVDGGPEGTVVLPVQGAGGGGVQVNLDTLNLEFDLPDSNLGGRIIRVLPDGTVTAFAEGFNTSGLYDAGSFVESSLSITFSADGTTLYAADNDGIWQFKSVLSLAGSTSGSLVGLNDLRSRGVPFQGEGTAVAVVGSGIDASTPQFRGRVGTGINIFNDAPGNDDLLFDDNDPASLSDVGGTKLAGVVAQFVPQATLVPVNVLDPLSTTTTPQALFNAMRYVADNPFANDPVRRGQVDRVVTSLLGVSSLEGYETEAQAFRTGARQLILAYKNQAQRLLHRGITPIAPSGQLSDPTTGLGDVQGMGLPSILNEVVSVAGSYSFPFRTGPTSSPLDPSPGPAGRLFPPAILTAGAGDAQDLSLFDPIIPAGSLVIQDQLLPSTNRSYTTDFAAPALDVPTFRQTFQGDGLVRNVFTEAGTDLSAAMVTGSFTLLASALNYYSGLSVGGATVDPYLALPVGAQSLDYGPGVLRNLEAYANPHGINSILQWTAVPIEDVDTPFDGGIAPPLSKAYPANERQFSRIDVGNAVAAVEGSIALSYLFNSGTIGLIDSNKNGFITAQEIESFVQNSDTTGLEEAGAMARLLGGTARVNGENPVEAGRNFITNVVGGPAAPTGLTSQGEQPDQFDVLQRRFNFFDYAADGKLDGVVSVQQYEVLAHTLLPPPDSSVINDRQRASANGFLLDGTPARNWADLQRLLPTYVFVPNGLASKYRNYSPRQFGSLRSLNPEQPNFGVNLSTLPITAAAGGGGGGGVGGGGGGGVGGGGAGGGDAGGGGAGGGGAGGGGTGGGGIGGGGAGGGGMGGGIGNATGGGTDTGGGQSTAGNTTRLGSLLSSVSGLNPGALQVGQPRLTQSQADGGPAIGNDPRAVRALETLLSSGGARANRVNAIVEDLLGPQDS, encoded by the coding sequence ATGTCCCAGCCCAATCGCTCGCGGGCGCGGGCCCAGCAGGCTCGGCAACGTCACCGCTTGCACATCGAGCCGATCGAGAAGCTGGAGCAGAAACAGCTGCTCGCCCCGTACCTGCCGACCACCGCCCGGGTCGCGACCTTCGACCCCCTCGACGATCAGCCCGACAACGAGAACTTCGGCTTCATCTCGGTCGACGAGGGTGCCGCCCTCGCGACCAGCGCCGCCCCGTTCGTCTCGGTCGCCCAGTTGACGCCGAACTCCAGCTTCGGCGGCAACATCGTCCGCATCGAGGCCGGGCCCGGTGGCGACTTCGGCAAGGCCGTCTACGCGATCACCCGGGGGATCAACACCGCCGACCAGACCGGGGGCCGCCCCGGGGTGATCTTCCGGGTCGACCCGGCGACCGGCGAGTCGGACGTCTTCTTCGACCTCAACACGGTGCTCGAGCAGGTCGCCCCGGGCACCTCCCAGGGCAACTCGGCCGGGTCGCAGACCGGGCTGGTCAACTGGTACGACATCACCTTCGACGCCGAAGGCGTCTTCGACGGCGTGCCGTCGATGTTCGTCTCCTCCGTCGATCGCTCCAACCCGCTGAAGAACGCCGTCTATCGGATCGCCCCGGACGGGACCTTCCTCGGCCTGTTCGTCGCCATGACCGAGGGGGCCGACCAGGACGACCTGGTGCGGCGTCCCAGCGCCCTGCTGGTGCCCCCCGCGCAGCAGCAGGACTTCCTGAAGGGCCTGTTCGTCGGCACGGGCTCCAACGCCCCTGACTTCGGAGTCGCCCTCTTTTTCGACGCCAACCAGGTGCAAGGGGCCCAGCAGATCGCGGCCGGCCCGCTCCCCCAGGGGGTCTCCACGACCAACCTGACCCTCGGGCCCCAGGTCGGGCTGACCTCGGCCAACACGGATTACATCTCTCGGGTCTACGCCGCCTTCACCGACTTCGGCCAGCCCGGGATCGACGGCTTCGACAACGCCGTCCCCGGCCTGAGCGGCCTTCAGGGGATCGGCGGCGAGCTGCTGATCCAGAACAACTCCGGGGTGGGATTCGCGGGGACCAACGTCGCCTCCCAGGGCTTCGTGATCGGGCCGCAGCCGGAGGAGCTCGTCGAGCTCGCCGGCAGCCAGGCCGACGCGACGAACCCCTCGGGCATCGACCGCCTCTCGGCGGTCGACACGCCGTTCCGGAGGTTCCAGGACGTCGCGTTCGACCAATACGGCTACTTCTCCTACGGGACGACGGTGACCGAGGTCGCCGGCGCCCAGCCGACGATCGTCCCCCCGATCTACGCCGGCAGCCTGTTCGTCTCCGACCTCGCCTCGGGACTGGCCGTCCCGGTGGACATCCCCGACGTGGACGGCGGCCCCGAGGGGACGGTCGTGCTCCCCGTCCAGGGGGCGGGCGGGGGCGGCGTCCAGGTCAACCTGGACACGCTGAACCTGGAATTCGACCTGCCCGACAGCAACCTCGGCGGCCGGATCATCCGGGTCCTTCCCGACGGCACGGTGACGGCCTTCGCCGAGGGCTTCAACACCTCCGGCCTGTATGACGCGGGCAGCTTCGTCGAGTCGAGCCTGAGCATCACCTTCTCGGCCGACGGCACCACGCTCTACGCCGCCGACAACGACGGCATCTGGCAGTTCAAGTCGGTCCTGAGCCTCGCCGGCTCGACCTCGGGCAGCCTCGTCGGCCTGAACGACCTGAGGAGCCGGGGCGTCCCTTTCCAGGGCGAGGGGACGGCGGTGGCCGTGGTCGGCTCCGGCATCGACGCGTCCACCCCCCAGTTCCGGGGCCGGGTCGGCACCGGGATCAACATCTTCAACGACGCCCCCGGCAACGACGACCTGCTCTTCGACGACAACGATCCCGCCTCCCTGAGCGACGTCGGCGGCACGAAGCTGGCCGGCGTGGTCGCCCAGTTCGTGCCCCAGGCGACCCTGGTGCCGGTCAACGTGCTCGACCCCCTGAGCACCACGACCACGCCCCAGGCCCTCTTCAACGCGATGCGATACGTCGCCGACAACCCCTTCGCCAATGATCCGGTCCGTCGCGGGCAGGTCGACCGCGTCGTCACCTCGCTGCTCGGCGTCTCGTCGCTGGAGGGGTACGAGACGGAGGCCCAGGCCTTCCGCACCGGCGCCCGGCAGCTGATCCTCGCGTACAAGAACCAGGCCCAGCGCCTGCTTCATCGCGGGATCACGCCGATCGCCCCGTCGGGCCAGCTGAGCGACCCGACCACCGGCCTGGGAGACGTCCAGGGGATGGGCCTGCCGTCGATCCTCAATGAGGTCGTCTCGGTCGCCGGGTCCTACTCGTTCCCGTTCCGGACGGGCCCGACCTCCAGCCCGCTCGACCCGTCCCCCGGGCCGGCCGGCCGCCTCTTCCCTCCGGCGATCCTCACCGCCGGGGCCGGCGACGCCCAGGACCTGTCCCTCTTCGACCCGATCATCCCGGCCGGCTCGCTGGTCATCCAGGACCAGCTGCTGCCCTCGACGAATCGGTCGTACACGACCGACTTCGCCGCCCCGGCCCTCGACGTGCCGACCTTCCGCCAGACCTTCCAGGGGGACGGCCTGGTCCGGAACGTCTTCACCGAGGCCGGCACCGACCTCTCGGCGGCCATGGTGACCGGCTCGTTCACCCTGCTCGCCTCGGCCCTGAACTACTACAGCGGCCTGTCGGTGGGCGGTGCGACGGTCGACCCGTACCTGGCCCTCCCCGTCGGCGCCCAATCCCTCGACTACGGCCCGGGGGTCCTCCGGAACCTGGAGGCCTACGCCAACCCGCACGGGATCAACTCGATCCTCCAGTGGACCGCCGTCCCCATCGAGGACGTCGACACCCCGTTCGACGGCGGGATCGCCCCGCCGCTGTCGAAGGCCTACCCGGCCAACGAGCGGCAGTTCTCCCGGATCGACGTGGGGAACGCGGTGGCCGCGGTCGAGGGCTCGATCGCCCTGTCGTACCTGTTCAACAGCGGCACGATCGGCCTGATCGACTCCAACAAAAATGGCTTCATCACCGCCCAGGAGATCGAGAGCTTCGTCCAGAACTCCGACACCACCGGCCTGGAGGAGGCCGGGGCCATGGCCCGCCTGCTCGGCGGTACGGCCCGGGTGAACGGCGAGAACCCGGTCGAGGCGGGCCGGAACTTCATCACCAACGTCGTCGGCGGGCCGGCGGCCCCCACCGGCCTGACCTCCCAGGGCGAGCAGCCCGACCAGTTCGACGTCCTGCAACGCCGGTTCAACTTCTTCGACTATGCCGCCGACGGCAAGCTCGACGGGGTCGTCTCGGTCCAGCAGTACGAGGTCCTCGCCCACACGCTGCTGCCGCCGCCCGACTCCTCGGTCATCAATGACCGGCAGCGGGCCTCGGCCAACGGCTTCCTCCTCGACGGGACCCCGGCCCGCAACTGGGCCGACCTGCAGCGGCTCCTGCCCACCTACGTCTTCGTCCCGAACGGCCTGGCCTCGAAGTACCGGAATTACTCCCCGAGGCAGTTCGGCAGCCTCCGCAGCCTCAATCCCGAGCAGCCCAACTTCGGCGTCAACCTCTCGACCCTGCCGATCACCGCGGCTGCGGGCGGCGGCGGCGGCGGCGGAGTCGGCGGCGGCGGCGGCGGCGGAGTCGGCGGTGGCGGGGCCGGTGGCGGCGACGCCGGCGGCGGCGGGGCCGGCGGCGGCGGGGCCGGCGGCGGCGGGACCGGCGGCGGCGGCATCGGCGGCGGCGGGGCCGGCGGCGGCGGCATGGGCGGCGGCATAGGCAATGCCACGGGAGGGGGGACGGACACCGGCGGCGGCCAGTCGACCGCCGGGAACACGACCCGGCTCGGCTCGCTCCTCTCCTCGGTCTCCGGCCTCAATCCCGGCGCCCTCCAGGTTGGGCAGCCCCGCTTGACCCAGTCCCAGGCCGACGGCGGCCCGGCGATCGGCAACGACCCGAGGGCCGTCCGGGCCCTCGAGACCCTGCTTTCCAGCGGAGGGGCCAGGGCGAATCGGGTCAACGCGATCGTCGAGGATCTCCTGGGCCCCCAGGACTCCTGA
- a CDS encoding 3-deoxy-D-manno-octulosonic acid transferase produces MPNLLDVAYLGLLLAASPVLFARAWRRSKSRQGLMDKLRGRVPRRIGDAPCLWLHAVSVGEVLLLRPLVAELQRRRPDWDVVVSTTTSTGLEVARRTFPELVTFYAPLDFSWAVRRALERIRPTALVLVETELWPNLIRAASARGARVAVINGRLGRRSHRGYRRFRALLAPTLRRLDAVAAQSQESADRFLDLGVPADRLSVTGSIKYDGLESDRGVPKVREARRALGLEGASGPIFVAGSTMDGEESAALQAYQRAKVDHPGLRLVIVPRHPERGAELARMIEGRGEVVWRRGVEDRPPGGREDGRQAVLLIDTVGELSSIWGLADVAFVGGSLYPGRGGQNVMEPSAFGASVLFGPHTSNFREAVEGLLGRDAARVVRSATELGDALQLELADRDSSRARGASARRFVLAQRGATERTLAALDRLVGRRGRPDRVANPPHRSASRAASSAA; encoded by the coding sequence ATGCCCAACCTACTCGACGTGGCCTACCTCGGGTTGCTGCTCGCCGCATCCCCCGTGCTTTTCGCCCGCGCCTGGCGGCGGAGCAAGTCCCGGCAGGGATTGATGGACAAGCTGCGGGGCCGGGTCCCCCGGCGGATCGGCGACGCCCCCTGCCTCTGGCTGCACGCGGTGAGCGTCGGCGAGGTGCTCCTGCTCCGTCCCCTGGTGGCCGAACTCCAGCGTCGTCGGCCGGACTGGGACGTGGTCGTCTCCACCACCACGTCGACCGGGCTGGAGGTCGCCCGGCGGACCTTCCCCGAGTTGGTGACCTTCTACGCCCCCCTCGACTTCTCCTGGGCGGTCCGCCGGGCGCTCGAGCGGATCCGGCCGACGGCCCTGGTGCTGGTCGAGACCGAACTCTGGCCGAATCTGATCCGGGCTGCCTCGGCCCGAGGGGCCCGGGTCGCCGTCATCAACGGCCGCCTGGGCCGTCGGAGCCATCGCGGCTACCGACGATTCCGGGCGCTCCTGGCCCCCACGCTCCGCCGGCTCGATGCCGTCGCGGCCCAGTCGCAGGAGTCGGCCGACCGGTTCCTGGACCTCGGGGTTCCCGCCGACCGGCTCTCAGTGACCGGCTCGATCAAGTATGACGGCCTGGAGTCGGACCGGGGCGTGCCCAAGGTCCGGGAGGCCCGTCGGGCCCTCGGCCTGGAGGGGGCCTCGGGGCCGATCTTCGTCGCCGGCAGCACGATGGACGGGGAGGAGTCGGCCGCCCTGCAGGCCTACCAGCGGGCGAAGGTCGATCACCCGGGCCTGCGGCTCGTGATCGTCCCCCGGCACCCCGAGCGGGGCGCCGAGTTGGCCCGGATGATCGAGGGCCGGGGCGAGGTCGTCTGGCGCCGGGGCGTCGAGGATCGGCCACCGGGCGGCCGGGAAGATGGCCGGCAGGCGGTCCTGCTGATCGACACCGTCGGCGAGCTGTCGAGCATCTGGGGCCTGGCCGACGTGGCCTTCGTCGGGGGCAGCCTCTATCCGGGCCGAGGGGGGCAGAACGTGATGGAGCCCTCGGCCTTCGGCGCCTCGGTCCTCTTCGGGCCCCACACGAGTAACTTCCGGGAGGCGGTCGAGGGGCTGCTGGGGCGGGACGCCGCCCGGGTCGTCCGGTCGGCGACCGAGCTGGGAGACGCCCTCCAGCTCGAGCTGGCCGACCGGGACTCCTCGAGGGCCCGGGGCGCCTCGGCCCGGCGATTCGTCCTGGCGCAGCGCGGCGCCACCGAGCGGACCCTGGCCGCCCTCGACCGCCTGGTCGGCCGGCGAGGACGCCCGGATCGGGTTGCCAATCCCCCGCACCGATCCGCCTCCCGGGCCGCCTCCTCGGCCGCCTGA
- a CDS encoding AAA family ATPase, translating to MPISFECERCRRRYQVDDALAGTQVRCKDCRQPIRIPGGDESPSTQHGGPEVPGDETPATGPALRGPGVEEWAVASEARPEEEGPGGGPSSPQVSEWADRVRGQIDKVYVGQRSLVRGVLLALLAGGHVLIESVPGLGKTLLVRVLGRVLGCDFNRIQFTPDLMPSDITGTSIFEEHTGAFRFRPGPVFTQLLLADEINRSPAKTHAALLEIMQEARVTVDGRAHVLPPPFLVMATQNPIESEGTYNLPEAQLDRFLFKLVADYPSAREETDILRLHTGGRSPETILEDRVATVTDPGEVLRMQRRCGEVLADDRLLDYIAAVVRRTREWPSFSIGASPRAGVAILLGARASAALEGRDYVVPDDVIEVALPALRHRVILTPEAEIEGRKIDDLLGELIRTVEVPRK from the coding sequence ATGCCGATCTCCTTCGAGTGCGAACGCTGCCGCCGACGGTATCAGGTCGATGACGCCCTCGCCGGGACGCAGGTCCGATGCAAGGACTGTCGGCAGCCGATCCGGATCCCGGGGGGCGACGAGAGCCCCTCTACCCAACATGGCGGTCCCGAGGTCCCCGGTGACGAGACGCCGGCGACCGGGCCGGCCCTCCGAGGCCCCGGCGTCGAGGAGTGGGCCGTGGCCTCGGAGGCCCGGCCCGAGGAGGAGGGACCGGGCGGAGGCCCGTCGAGTCCCCAGGTTTCCGAGTGGGCCGACCGCGTCCGGGGGCAGATCGACAAGGTCTACGTCGGCCAGCGATCCCTCGTCCGGGGCGTGCTGCTCGCGCTGCTGGCCGGGGGCCACGTGCTGATCGAGAGCGTCCCGGGGCTGGGGAAGACGCTGCTGGTCCGGGTGCTCGGCCGGGTACTCGGCTGCGACTTCAACCGGATTCAGTTTACTCCCGACCTGATGCCGTCGGACATCACCGGGACGTCCATCTTCGAGGAGCACACCGGCGCCTTCCGCTTCCGCCCCGGCCCGGTCTTCACCCAGCTCTTGCTGGCCGATGAGATCAATCGCTCCCCGGCCAAGACCCACGCTGCCTTGCTGGAAATCATGCAGGAGGCGCGGGTCACGGTCGACGGCCGGGCCCACGTGTTACCCCCTCCCTTCCTCGTCATGGCCACGCAGAACCCGATCGAGTCGGAGGGGACCTACAACCTGCCCGAGGCGCAGCTCGACCGCTTCCTGTTCAAGCTGGTGGCCGACTACCCCTCGGCCCGGGAGGAGACGGACATCCTCCGCCTGCACACCGGGGGCCGCAGCCCCGAGACCATCCTCGAAGACCGGGTGGCCACGGTGACCGACCCCGGCGAGGTCCTCCGCATGCAGCGCCGCTGCGGCGAGGTCCTGGCCGACGACCGCCTGCTCGACTACATCGCCGCCGTCGTCCGGCGGACCCGGGAATGGCCCTCGTTCTCGATCGGCGCGTCGCCCCGGGCCGGGGTGGCGATCCTCCTCGGGGCCCGGGCCTCCGCCGCGCTGGAGGGCCGAGACTACGTCGTGCCCGATGACGTGATCGAGGTCGCCCTCCCCGCCCTCCGCCACCGGGTCATCCTCACGCCCGAGGCCGAGATCGAGGGGAGGAAGATCGACGACCTCCTGGGCGAGCTGATCCGAACGGTCGAGGTCCCCAGGAAGTAG
- a CDS encoding DUF3467 domain-containing protein, with amino-acid sequence MSSGEGAGPEKEGQPSQQAVTTEVVVDDTSTVPSYSNFCRVTATPEEVILDFGLNPQPFAQGRQEVKANQRLVMNFFTAKRLLTALGMTIQRHEATFGSVELDVRRRAGAFQAQTQRPGSAGPQGVVGSPGPASE; translated from the coding sequence ATGAGCAGCGGCGAAGGAGCCGGACCCGAGAAAGAAGGCCAGCCCTCCCAGCAGGCCGTGACGACCGAGGTCGTCGTCGACGACACCAGCACCGTGCCGTCGTACTCGAATTTCTGCCGGGTCACGGCCACCCCCGAGGAGGTGATCCTCGATTTCGGCCTCAATCCACAGCCGTTCGCGCAGGGTCGCCAGGAGGTCAAGGCCAACCAGCGACTGGTCATGAACTTCTTCACGGCCAAGCGGCTGCTCACGGCGCTGGGGATGACGATCCAGCGGCACGAGGCGACCTTCGGCTCGGTCGAGCTGGACGTCCGTCGCCGGGCCGGTGCCTTCCAGGCCCAGACCCAGCGGCCCGGATCCGCCGGGCCCCAGGGGGTCGTCGGCTCGCCCGGCCCCGCCTCGGAATGA
- a CDS encoding SEC-C metal-binding domain-containing protein gives MLVGIAHETYPGARLYEELQSRLDSAFDDDGDPDPDALTELSSWARQQLGVETTVDELEGLGAEGARNKLVAALDAKHRPEMREMEKVLLLQILDQSWMEHLRTMDHLRSSVGLRGYAQVDPKVEYKREGKRIYDEMWQNVSDKITDLVFRMEQVDPDFLSYLGARWQLDRARTIKEEAPTSTSGGDPAGAVTADGQAMRSQQDAAIAASQRQGQSTKVEPVRKTGKKVGRNDPCPCGSGKKFKACCMKKGGDGPPF, from the coding sequence ATGCTCGTCGGCATCGCCCACGAGACCTACCCCGGGGCACGGCTCTATGAGGAATTGCAGTCCCGGCTCGACTCCGCATTCGACGACGACGGCGACCCCGATCCCGACGCCCTGACCGAGTTATCCTCCTGGGCCCGCCAGCAGCTCGGCGTCGAGACGACGGTCGACGAGCTGGAGGGGCTCGGCGCCGAGGGGGCCCGCAACAAGCTCGTCGCCGCCCTCGACGCCAAGCATCGCCCCGAGATGCGCGAGATGGAGAAGGTGCTGCTGCTCCAGATCCTCGACCAGAGCTGGATGGAGCACCTCCGCACCATGGACCACCTCCGCAGCTCCGTCGGCCTGCGGGGCTACGCCCAGGTGGACCCCAAGGTCGAGTACAAGCGCGAGGGGAAGCGGATCTACGACGAGATGTGGCAGAACGTCTCGGACAAGATCACCGACCTGGTCTTCCGGATGGAGCAGGTCGACCCCGATTTCCTCTCCTACCTCGGCGCCCGGTGGCAGCTCGACCGGGCCCGGACGATCAAGGAAGAGGCCCCGACCTCGACCTCCGGCGGCGACCCCGCCGGTGCCGTCACCGCCGACGGCCAGGCGATGCGGTCCCAGCAGGACGCGGCCATCGCCGCCAGCCAGCGTCAGGGCCAGTCCACCAAGGTCGAGCCCGTCCGCAAGACCGGGAAAAAGGTCGGCCGGAACGACCCCTGCCCCTGCGGATCCGGTAAGAAGTTCAAGGCCTGTTGCATGAAGAAGGGCGGCGACGGACCCCCATTCTGA